A single genomic interval of Pyrus communis chromosome 5, drPyrComm1.1, whole genome shotgun sequence harbors:
- the LOC137733730 gene encoding uncharacterized protein — MASNSILCSSSHLRLSLFVLFFCLFVHCYSYGELGPYTSFTVSSFSYPPTTIGPSGFRYIRVEMPPWFSSMSIAMISNVELAAGDIEKVPKIKLPLICFRAGSLPLPDVNNSLVDSAVLAPLYNGSYKGIQALQSSEQCYPMQKNFTIKLTNEQISPGVWYFGLFNGIGPTRTQSKMINRSPSYTFSANITVEGCTTLTMWGPECNQTINPLSCALSNSYSAADNSSEAGLYNQTLEYVISCKNNFGTCHGDGEPKFYSLDVVGVSQELKILAKDVWLNVTFSNNTKNVSDINLMCYARHGAIPSETVHDYSSNINKSPLVIQFPKVGSWYITILPLNVSKELGGSLDTDTKVCYSLESKLLECPEGKAGANCTGEIYTLQTSLRKGSSYFEYYYLPVSEKVSPDSANFPLDPLSTNSSHGGQPEETWTYFVMDIPHGAAGGNMHIRLNSDERVNYEVYARYGGLPSLASWDYFYSNRTSSSDGSMFFNLYNSSEDKVDFYILYVREGTWSFGLKHLNTTSDALKVPTSMSVSLERCPRRCSSHGKCETALDASGLTSYSFCSCDRDHGGFDCSIQLVTPHGHVWQSIFLIASNAAAALPAFWALRQKALAEWVIFTSSGIASGIYHACDVGTWCPLGFGVLQFMDFWLSFMAVVSTFVYLGTFEDDLKRAVHTAVAILTALMAYTKATRPANIILVMVIGTAALLIGWLIELSTRFRSFSFSTGFSLNMIERLQAVKGWLKNLIKTIITRFRWGFVLAGLVALALAASSWVLETSESYWIWHSIWHITIYTSSFFFLCSKASPVTTVETENQMPPNGAYELTRQDSFSRGQ; from the exons ATGGCTTCGAATTCGATTCTTTGTTCCTCTTCCCATTTACGTCTCAGTCTTTTCGTGCTCTTTTTCTGCTTATTCGTCCACTGCTATTCGTACGGCGAACTGGGTCCGTACACCAGCTTCACTGTCTCCAGCTTCAGCTACCCACCGACCACAATCGGACCCTCTGGATTTCGATACATTAGAG TTGAAATGCCACCATGGTTCTCGTCAATGTCGATAGCAATGATTTCGAACGTGGAACTT GCTGCTGGAGACATAGAAAAGGTTCCAAAAATTAAGTTACCGTTGATTTGCTTCCGAGCTGGTAGCCTCCCACTGCCGGATGTTAACAATTCTCTAGTGGATTCAG CAGTTCTAGCTCCCCTTTACAATGGTTCGTATAAGGGAATACAAGCTCTTCAGAGTTCAGAGCAGTGCTATCCTATGCAAAAGAATTTTACAATCAAGTTGACAAATGAGCAG ATTTCTCCAGGAGTTTGGTATTTTGGTCTTTTCAATGGAATTGGACCTACAAGGACACAATCAAAGATG ATTAATCGCTCACCATCATACACCTTCAGTGCCAATATCACTGTGGAAGGATGTACGACCCTAACCATGTGGGGCCCAGAATGCAATCAGACAATTAACCCACTTTCATGTGCTCTATCTAACAGCTACAGTGCTGCAGACAATTCTTCAGAAGCTGGTTTGTATAACCAAACACTTGAATATGTAATTTCatgtaaaaacaattttggCACTTGTCATGGAGATGGCGAGCCCAAATTCTACTCTTTGGATGTAGTGGGAGTATCGCAAGAGTTGAAAATTTTGGCAAAGGATGTTTGGTTAAATGTAACGTTTTCAAATAACACCAAGAATGTTAGTGATATTAATTTAATGTGTTATGCACGGCATGGTGCAATACCTTCAGAAACTGTGCATGACTATTCCAGTAATATAAACAAATCCCCATTGGTCATTCAATTTCCAAAGGTTGGAAGCTGgtatattactattttacctCTCAACGTTTCAAAAGAGCTTGGAGGGAGTCTGGATACTGACACAAAAGTTTGTTATTCCCTGGAATCAAAACTGCTTGAATGTCCGGAGGGCAAGGCTGGAGCAAATTGTACAGGGGAAATATACACCCTTCAG ACATCGCTGAGGAAAGGTTCAAGCTACTTTGAATACTACTATTTACCCGTCAGTGAAAAAGTGTCTCCTGATTCAGCCAATTTTCCTCTTGATCCTCTTTCAACGAACTCCTCGCATGGTGGACAACCAGAAGAAACATGGACTTACTTTGTCATGGACATTCCGCATGGAGCAGCAGGAGGAAACATGCACATTCGATTAAACTCAGATGAAAGGGTTAACTATGAAGTATATGCTAGATACGGTGGATTACCATCTCTTGCTAGCTGGGACTATTTCTATTCAAACAGGACAAGCAGTAGTGATGGCTCCAtgttttttaacttatataatTCAAGTGAAGACAAGGTCGATTTTTACATTTTGTACGTTAGAGAAGGAACTTGGAGCTTTGGTCTAAAGCATCTCAACACCACCAGTGATGCTTTGAAAGTTCCGACTAGCATGTCTGTTTCACTTGAAAGATGCCCGAGAAGGTGCTCTTCACATGGAAAATGCGAAACTGCGTTGGATGCCAGTGGATTGACATCATACAG CTTCTGCTCATGTGATCGGGACCATGGAGGCTTTGACTGTAGTATTCAACTTGTAACACCTCATG GGCACGTATGGCAATCCATTTTTCTTATTGCGTCAAATGCTGCAGCAGCACTTCCTGCATTTTGGGCCCTTCGACAGAAG GCATTGGCAGAGTGGGTGATATTTACATCTAGTGGAATTGCAAGCGGAATATATCATGCATGTGATGTGGGAACCTGGTGTCCTCTGGGCTTTGGTGTCTTACAG TTCATGGACTTCTGGCTCTCTTTCATGGCCGTAGTGAGCACATTTGTGTACCTAGGCACATTTGAAGACGATCTTAAGAGAGCAGTACACACAGCCGTTGCAATCCTTACTGCCCTTATGGCTTATACTAAGGCCACAAG GCCGGCCAATATTATTCTTGTAATGGTAATTGGCACCGCGGCTCTTCTTATTGGGTGGCTGATAGAATTGTCAACCAGGTTTAGGTCATTTTCCTTTTCGACCGGATTCTCCTTAAATATGATTGAAAG GTTGCAAGCTGTTAAGGGATGGCTCAAGAACCTCATTAAGACAATTATTACAAGATTTCGCTGGGGTTTTGTACTGGCAGGTTTAGTTGCATTAGCCCTTGCAGCAAGTAGCTGGGTACTGGAGACCAGTGAAAGCTACTGGATTTGGCACAG CATTTGGCACATAACAATATATacatcttccttcttcttcctatGCTCGAAAGCAAGTCCTGTAACTACGGTAGAGACGGAGAATCAAATGCCACCAAATGGAGCCTATGAATTGACTCGACAAGATTCATTTTCAAGAGGCCAATAA
- the LOC137733731 gene encoding calmodulin-binding receptor-like cytoplasmic kinase 2, translated as MRRTPSYGSRNPTSDPRSTPDRIPYSPSSPYSLSSTGQTSSSGRSVVSVAARSVAGAFISCFTPPETKSSVSFGDSVEFNAPSVFSDASRDGSERRRSSSRGIYSNSNNSRHGSEPGILKFSMEEINKATKNFSPSLKIGQGGFGTVYKGRLGDGTLVAIKRAKKSVYDKHLGVEFQSEIQMLAQVEHLNLVKFYGYLEHEDEKIIVVEYVPNGTLRQHLECLYGQILDLAARLDIAIDVAHAVTYLHMYTDHPIIHRDIKSSNILLTENFRAKVADFGFARLAADSDSGETHVSTQVKGTAGYLDPEYLRTYQLTEKSDVFSFGVLLVELVTGRRPIEAKRDIKERITAKWAMKKFTDGDALSILDPRLEQTEANNLAIEKILELALQCLAPRRQNRPSMRRCAEILWSIRKDYKEVLAPNFRSFSSRSQTST; from the exons atgAGGCGAACCCCATCGTACGGAAGCCGGAATCCTACCTCTGACCCGCGGAGCACGCCGGACCGGATCCCCTACTCTCCGAGCTCGCCCTACTCCCTATCCTCAACCGGTCAAACGTCCAGCTCCGGACGGAGCGTGGTCTCCGTCGCCGCCCGCTCTGTCGCCGGGGCCTTCATCTCGTGCTTCACACCGCCGGAGACGAAGAGCTCCGTAAGCTTCGGTGATTCTGTGGAGTTCAACGCTCCCTCCG TATTTTCGGATGCGTCGAGAGATGGGAGCGAGAGAAGGCGCAGTTCAAGTCGAGGCATCTACTCCAACTCAAATAACTCGAGGCACGGGAGTGAGCCCGGGATTCTAAAGTTCAGCATGGAAGAAATAAACAAGGCCACAAAGAACTTCTCTCCGTCTTTGAAGATCGGACAAGGCGGCTTTGGGACAGTTTATAAGGGGAGACTAGGAGACGGGACCCTTGTTGCAATCAAACGCGCTAAAAAG AGTGTATATGACAAGCATTTGGGAGTGGAGTTCCAAAGCGAGATTCAAATGCTGGCTCAGGTGGAGCATTTGAATTTGGTCAAGTTCTACGGGTATTTGGAGCATGAAGACGAAAAGATTATTGTTGTCGAGTATGTTCCTAATGGAACCCTCAGACAACATTTGGAAT GTTTGTACGGTCAGATTCTTGACCTTGCAGCACGGCTAGACATTGCAATTGATGTGGCTCATGCCGTCACCTATCTGCATATGTACACGG ATCATCCGATTATTCATCGAGACATTAAGTCTTCCAACATTCTCCTAACTGAAAACTTCAGGGCCAAGGTAGCTGACTTTGGTTTTGCCAGGCTTGCTGCTGATAGTGATTCAGGTGAAACCCATGTTTCCACTCAAGTCAAAGGAACCGCTGGGTATTTGGACCCCGAGTACCTGAGAACATATCAACTCACGGAGAAGAGTGATGTCTTTTCATTTGGTGTACTACTGGTTGAGCTAGTTACAGGCAGGCGCCCAATTGAGGCCAAACGGGACATCAAGGAACGAATAACTGCAAAATGG GCTATGAAGAAGTTTACTGATGGAGATGCTCTTTCGATTTTGGACCCAAGGTTAGAACAGACAGAAGCAAATAATCTAGCCATCGAAAAGATCCTTGAACTAGCATTGCAATGCTTGGCTCCACGCAGACAGAACCGGCCTAGCATGAGGAGGTGCGCGGAGATCCTCTGGAGCATCCGTAAGGATTACAAAGAGGTATTAGCTCCAAACTTCCGTTCATTTTCTAGCCGTTCACAGACGAGTACCTGA